The proteins below come from a single Mangifera indica cultivar Alphonso chromosome 16, CATAS_Mindica_2.1, whole genome shotgun sequence genomic window:
- the LOC123199799 gene encoding rab escort protein 1: MSDLPPYPPIEPATFDLIIIGTGLPESVISAAASAVGKSVLHLDPNPFYGSHFASLTIPDITSFLNSHSTVSSDDHDLTTRPLYSEVEISNSAPELLNKHSRKFYLDLLGPRALFCADLSVDLLLKSGASQYVEFKSIDASFVGDGDGKLWSVPDSRAAIFKDKSLGLMEKNQLMRFFKLVQGHLSESEHEDNNMKISEEDLEIPFVEFLTAMKLPQKIKLMILYAIAMADYDQENTEVSKDVLKTKDGINRLALYNSSVGRFQNSLGALIYPIYGQGELPQAFCRRAAVKGCIYVLRMPVISLLKDEESGSYKGVKLASGQDIFSNKLVLDPSFTVPGTLATPPSEQLPEYLLAYNPTDVNRKVARGICITKCSLKPNISNIMVVYPPKSLFPEQVAAIRVLQLGSNLAVCPSGMFVLYFSALCADADQGKKLLHATLNALEKLLDSENAESSSTIQGKDPEEVKPSILWSALYVQDLVMGQYASISSTIMPDGNLNYTDLLNATEKLFHKIYPNEEFFPETTSPDNSVDDAGLTLET, from the exons ATGAGTGACCTCCCACCATATCCTCCGATCGAGCCCGCTACCTTTGACCTCATTATAATTGGAACTGGCTTACCGGAATCTGTAATTTCTGCGGCAGCATCTGCAGTTGGGAAATCTGTCCTTCACCTAGACCCTAACCCTTTCTATGGATCTCACTTTGCCTCCCTTACCATCCCAGATATTACTTCCTTCCTAAATTCCCATTCTACCGTTTCCTCTGATGACCATGATCTCACCACCCGCCCACTCTACTCTGAAGTAGAGATTTCTAATTCAGCTCCTGAACTTCTCAATAAACActctagaaaattttatttagatttattaGGACCTAGGGCTTTATTTTGTGCCGACCTATCAGTGGATTTGTTGTTAAAGTCAGGGGCAAGTCAGTATGTTGAGTTCAAAAGTATTGATGCAAGTTTTGTGGGGGATGGTGATGGGAAGTTATGGAGCGTGCCAGATTCGCGTGCAGCAATATTTAAGGACAAAAGTTTGGGGTTGATGGAGAAGAATCAGTTGATGAGATTCTTTAAACTTGTTCAGGGACACTTGAGCGAAAGTGAGCATGAAGACAATAACATGAAAATCTCAGAGGAGGATTTGGAGATAccttttgttgaatttttgaCGGCAATGAAGTTGCCACAGAAGATTAAATT GATGATTCTATATGCAATTGCAATGGCAGATTATGATCAAGAAAATACAGAGGTTAGTAAAGACGTACTAAAGACAAAAGATGGAATAAATCGATTAGCTCTCTACAATTCATCTGTTGGCAG GTTTCAAAATTCACTTGGGGCTTTGATATATCCTATTTATGGGCAAGGGGAGCTACCACAAGCATTTTGTCGCCGTGCAGCTGTCAAAGGTTGTATTTAT GTTTTGCGTATGCCAGTGATTTCTCTGCTTAAGGACGAG GAAAGTGGGTCCTATAAAGGTGTTAAATTAGCTTCAGGCCAAGATATATTCAGCAACAAGCTGGTCCTAGATCCATCCTTTACAGTTCCAGGAACATTAGCAACTCCTCCATCTGAGCAATTGCCAGAATATTTACTTGCTTATAATCCCACAGATGTTAATAGGAAGGTGGCTAGGGGAATATGCATCACCAAGTGTTCTTTGAAaccaaatatatcaaatattatggTGGTGTATCCTCCTAAAT CTTTGTTTCCAGAGCAGGTTGCTGCAATCCGAGTTCTTCAGCTGGGTAGCAATTTAGCTGTTTGTCCTTCGGGCAT GTTTGTGCTGTATTTTTCAGCTTTGTGTGCTGATGCTGATCAAGGAAAGAAGTTGCTACACGCAACCTTGAATGCACTTGAGAAACTTCTTGATTCTGAAAATGCTGAAAGTAGCTCTACAATTCAAGGCAAGGATCCAGAAGAAGTAAAACCCTCTATACTGTGGAGTGCATTGTATGTTCAGGATCTTGTAATG GGTCAATATGCATCTATTAGCTCAACTATAATGCCAGATGGAAATCTGAACTACACTGATCTTTTGAATGCTACTGAGAAG CTATTCCACAAGATATATCCAAATGAAGAATTCTTTCCAGAGACTACTTCACCTGATAATTCTGTGGATGATGCTGGCCTTACTCTAGAGACATGA
- the LOC123199800 gene encoding protein RKD5 isoform X2: MDSAQQSSISALFVFENTINKELIRSLHVYRLENGKERQVEREFLFRKKGSYVEMAATPLLRLRGFQVSELFEGRVIGLWFCLFAFHADSSPSSTNIPPVLLISRNPKLKSIPELSSDLQIIYELSIKSGDQELSHFKWQAMDETNQEHCHLSRRSPHEFDQDLNSLPNSVTTSEHSGIQETEECASGIVGKKKRAASEDIARIALEDLAKYFDLPILEASRNLKVGLTVLKKKCREFGIPRWPHRKIKSLDGLIHELQEVGQQQQEDEAAATAVAKRRQMLEEEKETIERKPFMEIQTETKKFRQDIFKRRHKARVLKKQD, translated from the exons ATGGATTCTGCTCAGCAATCTTCTATATCTGCTCTCTTTGTCTTTGAAAACACCATTAACAAAG AGTTGATCAGGAGCTTGCATGTCTACCGATTGGAAAATGGAAAGGAGAGACAAGTTGAGAGAGAGTTTTTGTTCAGAAAAAAAGGTTCTTATGTTGAAATGGCTGCCACCCCACTTCTTAGATTGCGAGGATTTCAAGTTTCTGAGCTTTTTGAAGGCCGAGTCATTGGTTTGTGGTTCTGTCTTTTCGCTTTTCACGCTGATTCTTCTCCTAGTTCCACCAACATTCCTCCTGTGCTCTTAATTTCAAg AAATCCAAAGCTCAAGTCAATTCCAGAGCTGTCCAGTGATCTccaaataatatatgaattgagCATCAAATCAGGAGACCAGGAATTGTCACATTTTAAGTGGCAGGCAATGGATGAAACAAACCAAGAGCATTGCCATCTGTCTCGAAGAAGTCCCCATGAGTTTGATCAGGATCTTAATTCTCTTCCTAATTCAGTTACTACCAGTGAACATTCTGGGATTCAAGAAACTGAAGAATGTGCATCAG GTATTGtggggaagaagaaaagagcAGCCTCTGAGGATATTGCTAGAATTGCTTTGGAAGATCTCGCTAAATACTTTGATCTTCCAATTCTTGAAGCTTCGAGAAACTTGAAAGTTGGTCTCACAGTTCTAAAGAAGAAATGCAGAGAATTTGGTATTCCTCGCTGGCCACACAGGAAAATCAAATCCCTTGATGGTCTAATCCATGAGCTGCAG GAGGTGGGGCAACAGCAGCAGGAGGATGAGGCTGCAGCCACGGCAGTTGCAAAGAGGCGGCAAATGTTGGAGGAAGAAAAGGAAACCATAGAGAGGAAACCCTTCATGGAGATACAGACTGAAACCAAGAAATTCAGGCAAGACATTTTCAAGAGAAGGCACAAAGCTAGAGTTCTAAAAAAGCAGGACTAG
- the LOC123199800 gene encoding protein RKD5 isoform X1, whose translation MDSAQQSSISALFVFENTINKELIRSLHVYRLENGKERQVEREFLFRKKGSYVEMAATPLLRLRGFQVSELFEGRVIGLWFCLFAFHADSSPSSTNIPPVLLISRNPKLKSIPELSSDLQIIYELSIKSGDQELSHFKWQAMDETNQEHCHLSRRSPHEFDQDLNSLPNSVTTSEHSGIQETEECASVPGIVGKKKRAASEDIARIALEDLAKYFDLPILEASRNLKVGLTVLKKKCREFGIPRWPHRKIKSLDGLIHELQEVGQQQQEDEAAATAVAKRRQMLEEEKETIERKPFMEIQTETKKFRQDIFKRRHKARVLKKQD comes from the exons ATGGATTCTGCTCAGCAATCTTCTATATCTGCTCTCTTTGTCTTTGAAAACACCATTAACAAAG AGTTGATCAGGAGCTTGCATGTCTACCGATTGGAAAATGGAAAGGAGAGACAAGTTGAGAGAGAGTTTTTGTTCAGAAAAAAAGGTTCTTATGTTGAAATGGCTGCCACCCCACTTCTTAGATTGCGAGGATTTCAAGTTTCTGAGCTTTTTGAAGGCCGAGTCATTGGTTTGTGGTTCTGTCTTTTCGCTTTTCACGCTGATTCTTCTCCTAGTTCCACCAACATTCCTCCTGTGCTCTTAATTTCAAg AAATCCAAAGCTCAAGTCAATTCCAGAGCTGTCCAGTGATCTccaaataatatatgaattgagCATCAAATCAGGAGACCAGGAATTGTCACATTTTAAGTGGCAGGCAATGGATGAAACAAACCAAGAGCATTGCCATCTGTCTCGAAGAAGTCCCCATGAGTTTGATCAGGATCTTAATTCTCTTCCTAATTCAGTTACTACCAGTGAACATTCTGGGATTCAAGAAACTGAAGAATGTGCATCAG TTCCAGGTATTGtggggaagaagaaaagagcAGCCTCTGAGGATATTGCTAGAATTGCTTTGGAAGATCTCGCTAAATACTTTGATCTTCCAATTCTTGAAGCTTCGAGAAACTTGAAAGTTGGTCTCACAGTTCTAAAGAAGAAATGCAGAGAATTTGGTATTCCTCGCTGGCCACACAGGAAAATCAAATCCCTTGATGGTCTAATCCATGAGCTGCAG GAGGTGGGGCAACAGCAGCAGGAGGATGAGGCTGCAGCCACGGCAGTTGCAAAGAGGCGGCAAATGTTGGAGGAAGAAAAGGAAACCATAGAGAGGAAACCCTTCATGGAGATACAGACTGAAACCAAGAAATTCAGGCAAGACATTTTCAAGAGAAGGCACAAAGCTAGAGTTCTAAAAAAGCAGGACTAG